The Thunnus maccoyii chromosome 9, fThuMac1.1, whole genome shotgun sequence genome includes a region encoding these proteins:
- the dgcr6 gene encoding protein DGCR6 — MDGYPGVIGGDSTKQQERHYYLLSELQTLVKDLPSSFQQRLSYNTLSDLALALIDGTVYEIVQGLLDIQHLTEKNLYNQRQKLHCEHQALKQDLARKHKEALQSCKSHNLALLKSNQQAEQEALEIRVREEQRMMDKKIVAEIDQKVIDQQNTLEKAGVPGFYITTNPQELTMQMNLLELVLKLQQKESQSGIL; from the exons ATGGATGGTTATCCCGGAGTCATTGGTGGTGATTCTACCAAACAACAAGAGAGACATTACTACCTTTTATCAGAGCTGCAAACTTTAGTCAAAGATTTACCAAG CTCCTTCCAGCAGCGCCTGTCCTACAACACACTGAGTGACCTGGCTCTGGCACTCATAGATGGGACGGTCTATGAGATAGTGCAGGGGCTCCTGGATATTCAGCATCTGACAGAGAAAAATCTGTACAACCAGAGGCAAAAGCTGCACTGTGAACACCAAG CACTCAAACAAGACCTTGCACGGAAACACAAAGAAGCTCTGCAGTCATGCAAGTCTCACAACCTTGCGCTCctcaaatcaaatcaacaagCTGAGCAAGAG GCTCTGGAAATCCGTGTGCGAGAGGAGCAAAGAATGATGGATAAGAAGATTGTAGCGGAAATTGATCAAAAAGTGATAGACCAACAGAATACCCTGGAGAAGGCTGGAGTCCCTGGGTTTTACATCACCACTAATCCTCAG GAGCTGACAATGCAGATGAATCTACTTGAATTGGTGCTCAAGCTTCAACAGAAGGAGTCACAATCTGGTATCCTATGA
- the slc7a4 gene encoding cationic amino acid transporter 4 isoform X2: MFTYVSVGEVWAFLIGWNVILENMIGGAAVARAWSGYLDSIFNHAIQNFTETHIMQWNVPFLAHYPDLLAAGILVVASFFISFGVQVSSYLNHIFSTISMVVIIFILVFGFVLAEPANWSQKEGGFAPFGLSGILEGSATCFYAFVGFDVIASSSEEAKNPQKAVPIATAISLGLAATAYILVSTVLTLMVPWHTLDPNSALADAFFRRGYSWAGVIVAIGSICAMNTVLLCNLFSLPRIVYAMAEDGLFFSIFARVNPLTKVPVNAILVFGILMATLALIFDLEALVQFLSIGTLLAYTFVAASVIVLRFQPDKATSKGTASTSPNPNAEPSPAPSETQTITEDSGELKQYESFSDKLQLVERQTRERRGVGQLRAYWEPYLGKLLGDCEPGEVVAICVLTLIVSSVSLCAVLEFGNNQLHLPLWSFTMLLVIFSLAYVLSMALIWAHEPQTDSKTFQVPLVPLTPGASILINVFLMMKLSYLTWIRFTVWIAIGLFVYFGYGIWHSKEGMRELQPKDMAARYVVLPSGSLVETVQSVQPDGQVDTSAHHINPPTAPTAEEYPGKR; this comes from the exons ATGTTTACCTACGTCTCTGTGGGAGAGGTCTGGGCTTTTCTAATTGGTTGGAATGTGATTCTGGAGAACATGATTGGTGGCGCTGCTGTGGCACGTGCATGGAGTGGCTATCTGGACTCCATTTTTAACCACGCCATCCAAAacttcacagaaacacacattatGCAGTGGAACGTGCCCTTTCTTGCCCATTACCCTGACCTACTTGCAGCAGGGATCCTAGTAGTTGCCTCGTTCTTCATTTCCTTCGGCGTTCAAGTGTCCTCGTACCTCAACCACATCTTCTCCACCATTAGTATGGTtgtcatcattttcatcctAGTCTTTGGCTTTGTCTTGGCTGAACCAGCAAATTGGAGCCAGAAAGAAGGAGGTTTTGCACCTTTTGGATTGTCTGGAATACTGGAAGGCTCGGCCACGTGCTTCTACGCATTTGTTGGCTTTGATGTAATCGCATCCTCAAGTGAGGAGGCAAAGAACCCACAGAAAGCTGTTCCCATTGCCACGGCGATCTCCCTCGGACTGGCAGCAACAGCTTACATCCTGGTCTCCACAGTGCTCACACTAATGGTACCTTGGCATACACTGGACCCCAACTCAGCTCTGGCAGATGCTTTTTTCCGCCGTGGTTACAGTTGGGCTGGAGTTATTGTGGCAATAGGTTCCATCTGTG CCATGAATACCGTGCTGCTCTGTAatctcttctccctccctcgGATCGTGTACGCCATGGCGGAGGATGGGTTGTTCTTCTCCATTTTTGCGCGAGTCAATCCTCTCACCAAAGTCCCCGTCAATGCTATTCTGGTGTTTGGAATCCTCATGGCCACCTTGGCTCTCATCTTTGACCTGGAGGCCTTGGTTCAGTTCTTATCCATCGGCACCCTGCTGGCGTACACCTTTGTGGCAGCTAGCGTTATTGTGCTTCGCTTCCAGCCTGACAAAGCCACCTCCAAGGGAACGGCTTCAACATCTCCCAACCCTAATGCTGAGCCTTCACCTGCCCCCTCAGAGACTCAGACCATAACTGAGGACAGCGGAGAGCTGAAGCAGTATGAGTCCTTCTCTGACAAACTCCAGCTGGTGGAGAGGCAGACAAGAGAGCGCCGAGGCGTGGGGCAGCTGAGGGCCTACTGGGAACCATACCTGGGCAAGCTGCTGGGGGACTGTGAGCCGGGCGAGGTGGTGGCCATCTGCGTGCTGACACTGATAGTGAGCTCAGTATCCCTCTGTGCTGTGCTGGAGTTTGGAAACAACCAGCTGCATCTGCCGCTCTGGAGCTTCACAATGCTTCTAGTGATTTTTAGCTTAGCTTACGTTCTCAGCATGGCACTCATATGGGCTCATGAGCCGCAAACCGACAGCAAAACATTCCAG GTACCTCTGGTTCCATTGACTCCAGGTGCCAGTATCCTCATTAATGTGTTCCTCATGATGAAGCTCAGCTATCTCACCTGGATTCGATTCACTGTTTGGATTGCCATAG gtctctttgtgtattttggctATGGCATCTGGCACAGTAAGGAGGGCATGCGGGAGCTGCAGCCCAAAGACATGGCCGCCCGGTATGTGGTGCTACCCAGCGGCAGCCTGGTAGAGACAGTGCAGTCTGTCCAGCCCGATGGACAAGTGGACACCTCGGCGCATCACATCAACCCACCCACTGCCCCGACAGCTGAGGAGTATCCGGGAAAGAGATGA
- the slc7a4 gene encoding cationic amino acid transporter 4 isoform X1, with translation MATCPRGCAPAVRLCQRLNRLKTLDDDMMATSLKRCLSTLDLTLLGVGGMVGSGLYVLTGTVAKDMVGPAVIISFIFAGIASLLAAFCYAEFGARIPKTGSAYMFTYVSVGEVWAFLIGWNVILENMIGGAAVARAWSGYLDSIFNHAIQNFTETHIMQWNVPFLAHYPDLLAAGILVVASFFISFGVQVSSYLNHIFSTISMVVIIFILVFGFVLAEPANWSQKEGGFAPFGLSGILEGSATCFYAFVGFDVIASSSEEAKNPQKAVPIATAISLGLAATAYILVSTVLTLMVPWHTLDPNSALADAFFRRGYSWAGVIVAIGSICAMNTVLLCNLFSLPRIVYAMAEDGLFFSIFARVNPLTKVPVNAILVFGILMATLALIFDLEALVQFLSIGTLLAYTFVAASVIVLRFQPDKATSKGTASTSPNPNAEPSPAPSETQTITEDSGELKQYESFSDKLQLVERQTRERRGVGQLRAYWEPYLGKLLGDCEPGEVVAICVLTLIVSSVSLCAVLEFGNNQLHLPLWSFTMLLVIFSLAYVLSMALIWAHEPQTDSKTFQVPLVPLTPGASILINVFLMMKLSYLTWIRFTVWIAIGLFVYFGYGIWHSKEGMRELQPKDMAARYVVLPSGSLVETVQSVQPDGQVDTSAHHINPPTAPTAEEYPGKR, from the exons ATGGCAACTTGTCCAAGAGGCTGCGCACCAGCGGTGCGCCTTTGTCAGAGACTGAACCGACTTAAGACACTGGATGATGACATGATGGCCACGTCGCTGAAACGCTGCCTCTCCACCCTGGACCTGACGCTGTTGGGTGTAGGGGGCATGGTGGGTTCTGGGCTTTATGTCCTGACAGGCACAGTGGCTAAAGACATGGTTGGGCCTGCTGTCATCATATCCTTCATTTTTGCAGGTATTGCTTCTTTACTGGCTGCCTTTTGTTATGCAGAGTTTGGAGCACGCATTCCCAAAACAGGATCTGCCTACATGTTTACCTACGTCTCTGTGGGAGAGGTCTGGGCTTTTCTAATTGGTTGGAATGTGATTCTGGAGAACATGATTGGTGGCGCTGCTGTGGCACGTGCATGGAGTGGCTATCTGGACTCCATTTTTAACCACGCCATCCAAAacttcacagaaacacacattatGCAGTGGAACGTGCCCTTTCTTGCCCATTACCCTGACCTACTTGCAGCAGGGATCCTAGTAGTTGCCTCGTTCTTCATTTCCTTCGGCGTTCAAGTGTCCTCGTACCTCAACCACATCTTCTCCACCATTAGTATGGTtgtcatcattttcatcctAGTCTTTGGCTTTGTCTTGGCTGAACCAGCAAATTGGAGCCAGAAAGAAGGAGGTTTTGCACCTTTTGGATTGTCTGGAATACTGGAAGGCTCGGCCACGTGCTTCTACGCATTTGTTGGCTTTGATGTAATCGCATCCTCAAGTGAGGAGGCAAAGAACCCACAGAAAGCTGTTCCCATTGCCACGGCGATCTCCCTCGGACTGGCAGCAACAGCTTACATCCTGGTCTCCACAGTGCTCACACTAATGGTACCTTGGCATACACTGGACCCCAACTCAGCTCTGGCAGATGCTTTTTTCCGCCGTGGTTACAGTTGGGCTGGAGTTATTGTGGCAATAGGTTCCATCTGTG CCATGAATACCGTGCTGCTCTGTAatctcttctccctccctcgGATCGTGTACGCCATGGCGGAGGATGGGTTGTTCTTCTCCATTTTTGCGCGAGTCAATCCTCTCACCAAAGTCCCCGTCAATGCTATTCTGGTGTTTGGAATCCTCATGGCCACCTTGGCTCTCATCTTTGACCTGGAGGCCTTGGTTCAGTTCTTATCCATCGGCACCCTGCTGGCGTACACCTTTGTGGCAGCTAGCGTTATTGTGCTTCGCTTCCAGCCTGACAAAGCCACCTCCAAGGGAACGGCTTCAACATCTCCCAACCCTAATGCTGAGCCTTCACCTGCCCCCTCAGAGACTCAGACCATAACTGAGGACAGCGGAGAGCTGAAGCAGTATGAGTCCTTCTCTGACAAACTCCAGCTGGTGGAGAGGCAGACAAGAGAGCGCCGAGGCGTGGGGCAGCTGAGGGCCTACTGGGAACCATACCTGGGCAAGCTGCTGGGGGACTGTGAGCCGGGCGAGGTGGTGGCCATCTGCGTGCTGACACTGATAGTGAGCTCAGTATCCCTCTGTGCTGTGCTGGAGTTTGGAAACAACCAGCTGCATCTGCCGCTCTGGAGCTTCACAATGCTTCTAGTGATTTTTAGCTTAGCTTACGTTCTCAGCATGGCACTCATATGGGCTCATGAGCCGCAAACCGACAGCAAAACATTCCAG GTACCTCTGGTTCCATTGACTCCAGGTGCCAGTATCCTCATTAATGTGTTCCTCATGATGAAGCTCAGCTATCTCACCTGGATTCGATTCACTGTTTGGATTGCCATAG gtctctttgtgtattttggctATGGCATCTGGCACAGTAAGGAGGGCATGCGGGAGCTGCAGCCCAAAGACATGGCCGCCCGGTATGTGGTGCTACCCAGCGGCAGCCTGGTAGAGACAGTGCAGTCTGTCCAGCCCGATGGACAAGTGGACACCTCGGCGCATCACATCAACCCACCCACTGCCCCGACAGCTGAGGAGTATCCGGGAAAGAGATGA